The DNA sequence AAGATGATGTTGGCTACCATATAACCGCTTAAAACAATCAGCCAGAATTTTGTCCAGCTCATATTAATGAGGGTTTGGTAACTGTTCAGCCGGTTAAAAAAAGGCAGGCCGGTACGTTTTACGTTGATAGATCCATCTTTATTAATTACAGGTTGGCTCTTTATAACCGGCTGTGTGCCAAAGCCAAGATCATCTTCGGGATTTACTTTTCGCGTGTTATGGTTCATTGGAAGTGTAAGCTTTTCGGCTTTTGCGTAAATTTATCATTCTGTTTGCTTTTAGTAAAAACTATTTCCATATTTGTGGCACAAATGAAAATGATAGTATTAAACAATAACTGGTGGTGGCTTAACGATTAATCGTAAGGCAATTCCGTTTTTTGTTTTTTAACATAATATTGAGAAGGGTTGCCATACGGTAGCCCTTTTTTTATTCCCCCCAATCCCCTAAAGGGGGAGCATAAGGGGAAAAGTAAATAACCATTAAAAAATTCCCCCTTTAGGGGGTTAGGGGGCATGAAACAGATACTAAATCATCTTTTTGAACACAAAACCTTTACCAGGGAAGCATCAAAAAATATTTTGATGAATATTGCCCAGGGGCAATACAACAACTCACAAATGGCAGCCTTTATGACGGCATATTGTATGCGCAGCATTACCGTTGACGAACTGGAAGGTTTCCGTGATGCTATGTTGGAGCTTTGTTTGCCTATTGATCTGGAAACCGATCAGCTTATAGATCTTTGCGGTACTGGTGGCGATGGTAAGGATACTTTTAATATATCAACGCTGGCATCGTTTGTGGTAGCTGGTGCGGGTTATAAGGTGGCTAAGCATGGTAACTATGGTGTATCGTCGGGGTGTGGATCATCCAATGTGATAGAATACCTTGGCTATCAGTTTACCAATGATACCGATAAATTGAAAACCAGCATCGATAAGGCTAACATTTGCTTTTTGCATGCACCTTTGTTCCATCCGGCTATGAAAACAGTGGCTCCTATACGACGTGAATTAGGAGTGAAAACGTTTTTTAATATGTTGGGCCCATTAGTTAATCCGGCCAAGCCTGAAAACCAGTTGGTTGGTGTATTTAACCTGGAGCTTGCCCGGGTTTTTGCCTATCTGTATCAAAAGTCAAACACCAAATATACTATAGTAAATGCACTGGAAGGCTATGATGAGGTTTCGCTTACCTGCGATTTCAAAACCTTTTCGGCCGAAGGCGAGAAGATCAATACGGTTGAAGGGCTTGGTTTTGAAAAGTTAGACCCTAAAGAAATTACAGGAGGCGATACTGTAGCTGCTTCGGCGAAGATATTTACCGATGTGCTTAGCGGTCGGGGTACGTTTGCCCAAAATAACGTAGTTCTCTCCAACGCCGCGCTGGCTATTAAAACCATTGGCCCTGAAAAAAGCTTTGCTGATTGTTATTATGAAGCGGAGGAAGCCTTGATAGGTGGAAAGGCCCTGAATAGTTTCCATACTTTATTACAGAATTAATGATGAAGATTAAAGTTTGTGGTTTAAAGTATCCTGAAAATATCCAAGCAGTAGCTGCTTTAAAGCCGAACTATATGGGTTTTATTTGCTATGACCGAACGCCACGTTATATAGATACGTTATCTGCAGATGTGTTGGCAACAATCCCGGCATCCATCCATAAAACAGGCGTTTTTGTAAATGAAACCGCCGAAATTATTACCCAACTGATTGATCAATATGGGTTTGATACCATACAGCTGCATGGACATGAAAGCCCGGAGTTTTGCCATGCCTTTAACGGTAAGGTTACCGTTATTAAAGCCTTTGGAGTTGATAACGACTTTGACTTTAGTAAACTGGATGCGTATGCAGGAGAGGTGGATTATTTCCTGTTCGATACCAAAACTTCTATTTATGGTGGATCTGGAAAAGCGTTTAACTGGAGCATCCTGGATAAATATACCTTGAATATTCCCTTCTTTTTATCAGGAGGAATAAGCCCTGATAATATAGAGGAAGTAAAAAATATAACCCATCCGCAATTTTACGCGGTTGATTTGAACAGCCGGTTTGAGGATGAACCGGGTTTGAAAAACATCCCGAAGTTGGAAAACGCATTTGACATCATCAAAAACAGAACATTACAGATGAAATACGGAGTTAACGAACATGGTTACTATGGCGATTTTGGCGGCGCATACATTCCCGAAATGCTATATCCAAACGTTGAAGAGTTAAGACAACAATACCTCAACATTATTAATGATCCGGATTTTAAAGCGGAATTTAATGATCTGCTCAAAAATTATGTAGGCAGGCCATCACCCTTATATCATGCCAAACGGTATTCGGAAAAATATGGCGCTAATATATTTTTTAAACGGGAGGATTTGAATCATACCGGCTCGCACAAGATCAACAACGCCATAGGGCAAATACTACTGGCCAAACGTTTGGGCAAAAAACGCATCATTGCTGAAACCGGCGCAGGTCAGCATGGTGTAGCAACTGCTACAGTATGTGCCCTGATGGGTATTGAATGTGTAGTTTACATGGGCGAAATTGATATGGCTCGCCAGGCGCCCAACGTATCCCGCATGAAGATGCTGGGTGCTACTGTAAGGCCGGCTTCATCAGGTAGCAAAACGCTGAAAGATGCCACCAATGAAGCCCTGCGTGACTGGATAGCTAATCCCGTTGATACCCATTACATCATTGGCTCGGTGGTTGGCCCTTATCCATATCCCGATATGGTGGCTCGTTTCCAGTCGATCATATCCGAAGAAACAAAAAAACAACTCATAGAACATACTGGTAAAGAATTGCCTGAATATGTACTGGCCTGTGTAGGTGGTGGCAGCAATGCCATGGGGATGTTCTACCATTTTTTAGATAATGAACAGGTAAAGTTAGTAGCTGTGGAAGCTGCCGGTAAAGGTGTTGACAGTGGCCATTCGGCGGCTACAACGTTCCTGGGCAATGAAGGTGTTTTGCATGGCAGCCGTACCATACTGATGCAAACACCCGATGGGCAAGTAGTTGAACCATATTCTATTTCGGCAGGATTGGATTACCCGGGTATTGGTCCGCAGCATGCGCATTTATACAAAATAAACAGGGCCGAATATGTAAGTGTTACTGATGATGAAGCGATGAAGGCAGGCTTGCTTTGTTCGCAAATGGAGGGTATTATTCCGGCCATTGAATCGTCGCATGCGCTGGCACAGCTTGAAAAAATGAAATTTAACTCAACAGATAATGTCGTGATCTGCCTTTCTGGCCGCGGCGATAAAGATCTGGATACATTTATTAAATATTTCGGTTATTAATTAGTTCATGGATAATAGTTCATGGATCATAGTGAAGGCTATGTACATCCGTCAACTATAAAACCGATCAGGGCCATGAACAATGAACCATTAACTATAAGCTACACAATGAACCGATTAAACCAGCTTTTTGCTGCAAAAAAAAATAACCTGTTATCGATATATTATACCGCTGGATATCCTGCCTTGAATACCACAGTAGATATTGCCGAAGCTTTGGAAAAAGCCGGTGCTGATTTTCTGGAAGTAGGTTTCCCGTACTCTGATCCGGTAGCTGATGGGCCAACTATTCAGCATAGTTCTGAACAGGCACTGATCAATGGTATGACACTCGACCATCTTTTCGGAGAGTTAACTGAGCTGCGTAAACGAGTTACCATTCCTATACTGCTCATGGGCTACTTTAACCCGATAGTGCAATATGGGATTGAACGTTTTTGCAAAAAAGCGGCAGAATTGGGTGTAGACGGTGTTATTGTACCCGATTTGCCGATGTATGAGTATGAAGCCCTGTACTCGGCTCATTTTATCAATAATAACCTGAGCAATATATTCCTGGTTACGCCACAAACCTCGCCAGATAGGATTCGCAAGATTGATGAATTGAGTAATAGTTTTATTTACCTGTTATCCTCATCGTCCATAACCGGTGGCAGTCTGCAATTGACCAATAGCATCGAAGATTACTACAAGCGGATCAAAGCCATGGACCTTAAAAATCCAACTATCATTGGTTTTGGAATATCAGATAACGCAACTTTCAAAAAGGCCTGCGAATACGCCAACGGCGCCATTGTTGGCAGCAAGTTTGTAAAATTGCTGGCTGAGCAGGATTATATGAGCAAAATACCTGCGTTTATACAAAGTATAAGATAGATCAAGGATTTTAGGAGCAAGGATCAAGGACTTTCTTTTCATGCGTTTGTCCTTGTTCCAAAAATCTTTGTTCCTTGCTCCAAAAAAGCTACAAATACAGCTCGAGATCTCCTTTTCCTTCGCGGATGATCTCAAAATCGCCTTCTGTACAGTCGACTACAGTTGATGGTATATTATCGCCATAACCGCCATCGATCACGATATCAACCAGATCCTCGTATTTTTCGTGGATCAGTTCCGGATCGGTAGAGTATTCTATAATATCGTCATCATCCCTGATAGAGGTTGAGAGGATGGGGTTACCCAATACGCGCACAATTTCGCGGGCAATATCATTATCGGGTACCCTGATACCCACCGTTTTTTTATTGGAACTCAATAGCTTGGGAACCATATGGCTGGCATTGAATATAAAGGTAAATGGTCCAGGCAAGGCCTTTTTGAGCACCCTAAACGTGGTATTATCGATGGGTTTGATATAGTCTGATATATGGCTCAAATCATAGCATATAAATGAAAAATTTGCCTTTTCGGGTTTAATGTTCCTGATTTTGCAAATGGCCTCGATGGCTTTATGATTGGTGATATCGCAGCCCAAGCCGTAAACAGTATCGGTCGGATATATGATGAGGCCTCCTTTGCGTAACACTTCAACCACCTGCTCTATAGCTTTAGGGTTAGGATTTTCGGGATATATTTTAATAAGCATGATGTATAACAAATATACTCATAAGTTGGTTTACATATGCATGGAAAGAGCCTGGCATCCTAATTTCAATGGGTTTGACATGATAGCCGTATTCAAAAAAATCCAGAAAATCGTTTAATCATATCAAAAAAGGTTCAGAAATCAAAAAAGTCACTTGCCAAAGGCAAATGACTTTCCATCATCATCATTATATTTTAACCTGTTTAAAGTGTTTTAATAAACCGGGTTGCTACCTGGGCAACAACACCGGCTTTTAAATGTTAAAACACAGCAACAGTATTAAAACAATTAAGCTTGTTTGGTCAATTGTAAGTTGATCAGCAATTTAATGTCTTCGCCAACCACAACTGAACCTGCTTCGGTTACGCCATCCCAGGTTAAGCCAAATTCTTTACGGTTTATTTTACCGGTGATTTCAAACCCAGCTTTAGTGTTGCCATAAAAATCGGCTGCTGAACCACCAAATTCGGCGTTAAGGGTTACCGGTTTGGTAACGTCTTTTATAGTCAAATCACCTTTTAATTCATATTCCTCATCATCAGTTTTGGTTAATGAGGTTGATTTGAAGCTGATCTTTGGATATTTTTCAGCGTCAAAAAATTCACCGCCTTTTAAGTGCTCGTCGCGCTGAGTTTGGTTGGTATCAATACTGTCAATGTCTAATGTAAAATCCACTTCGGCATTGTCAAAATCATCTCCTTCGGTAATTACTTCACCGCCAAAGCTTTTGAAAAAACCGCTTACGGTTGAAATAACCAAATGTTTTACCTTAAATTGTACTTCTGAATGCATAGGGTCGATAACCCATTTTGTTGCTGTTTCTGTTGCCATGATTTTTTTATTTTGTTTTGTTAAGTCAAAGATAATAACAAAATACATGTTTAAACATGTATTTTTATTTCATTACAATTCGCCGACAATCAAGTACAAGTTTAACCATACAATTGTGCTAATGTTTAACTTTAAGAGTTATTTTTATATTAAATAATCTATTTATGAAGAAGCTTTTCATTACCTCGTTCATTATTATATTCGCTGCGCTTATCGGGTGGACTATATTATGGAAACCGGCCGCCTGGTCGTTTGTGATCATGGTGCCTATATATGCTATAGGCTTTTATGATCTGGCTCAAAAGAAGCACAGCATTGTACGCAACTACCCGGTATTTGGTCACCTGCGCTTTTTAATGGAAGATCTGCGTCCTAAAATATACCAGTATTTTATTGAAAGCGATACCAACGGTACGCCCTTTAACCGTCAAAACCGTAGCGTGATATACCAACGTGCTAAAAAGGTAGATGATACGCGGCCTTTTGGTACCGAGCTGGATGTGTATGAAAATGGTTATGAATGGCTCAATCACAGTATAGCAGCTGTTGATCATCATCATCTTGATCTGGCGCCAAGAGTAAAAGTTGGCGGCCCCGATTGTAAGCAACCGTATATGGCCAGTGTGTATAATATATCGGCCATGAGCTTTGGTTCGCTGAGCGAGAATGCTATCCTGGCCCTTAACGGCGGCGCCAAACTGGGCAACTTTGCCCATAATACCGGCGAAGGCGGTTTGAGCGATTATCACCTGCAACCCGGTGGTGATATTATCTGGCAGATAGGTACCGGCTATTTCAGCTGTCGTCACCCGGATGGTACTATTGACTATGATGCTTTTACCCAGCGTGCCGTGTTACCACAGGTAAAAATGATTGAGATTAAGCTATCGCAGGGGGCTAAGCCCGGGCACGGCGGGATACTACCTGCGGCCAAGGTTACGCCCGAGATTGCACGTATCAGACTGGTAGAGATGGGGCAGGATGTCGTATCACCACCTTACCATACCGCTTTTAATGATCCTATTGGCTTAACCCAGTTTATCAAAAAATTACGCGAGCTATCAGGTGGTAAACCTATAGGCTTTAAGCTTTGTGTAGGCCATAAGAGCGAATTTTTAGCGATATGCAAGGCTATGGTAAAAACAGGCATCTATCCCGATTTTATTACTGTGGATGGGGGCGAGGGAGGTACCGGAGCTGCTCCGTTAGAGTTTTCTAACTCGGTAGGTATGCCCCTGCGTGAGGCCCTGGCCTTTATTTATGATGCCCTTACAGGTTTCGACATTAAAAAATATATCAAGCTTATCGCATCAGGCAAAGTAGCAACTGGGTTCGACCTGGTGAAGAATTTTGCCTTGGGGGCCGATATGTGTAATAGCGCCCGCGGAATGATGTTTGCCCTTGGCTGTATACAAGCGCTGGAATGTAATATGAATACTTGTCCAACCGGTGTAGCCACACAAGATAAAAGCCTGATGCGTGGTCTGGTGGTCGATGATAAAAAGGTGCGTGTTGCTAATTTTCATAACCAAACGGTAAGCAGTGCTATACAAATGATAGGTGCCGCTGGTCTGGTAAAACCTTGCGATCTGCACCGTATGTTCATCTATCGCCGCATTAACCACAGTCAGATACAAACCTACGGCGAGCTGTTCCCTTATATCCCTAAAGGTAGTTTGCTCAATACACCATATCCATCAAGTTTTGAACTGGACATGGCCATCAGCAACGAGGATAGCTTTGTACCAGATTACAGCAACGTAACCAATATTGATTATAGCAATGTGAATTCGTATATGAGTTAGACCGCTGATTTTTTTGGGGGATTACGTTGATAGCGCTGATAAGCTGTTAAATTTTATATGAGGAAATAGTATAATAGGGCTGTCAGTCTGAGCTTGTCGAAGACTCGCGCGCCGAGGCCTGCTCGCTATGGTTCGACGGGCTCACCATGACACCGTATTTATTCACGCAGTCACTCGGCTGGAGCCGAGCGACTGCGGAATAAGTAATCAGCCATTACAACATCACACCCTTCATAATCATTACAGCGATGCTGAAGTAAATGATAAGTCCGGTAACATCTACCAGGGTTGCCACAAAGGGGGCGGAGGATGTAGCAGGGTCGGCACCTAATTTTTTCAGGATGAGTGGTAACATAGAACCTGCCAGCGATCCCCATAATACAACACCAATCAGGGCACAGCCAACAGTTAAGCCTACCAGTATCCAGTGAGGTCCGTAAATGGGCGAAAACATGGTCCAGATGTAGATACGCATAAATCCTATTAATCCAAGCGTTAGGCCCAGCATTAAGCCCGACAATAGCTCGCGGCGCATTACCCGCCACCAATCGGCAACGGTAACTTCGCCAAGGGCCATGGCCTGTATAATTAAGGTAGAAGCCTGCGAACCGCTGTTACCACCGCTTGATATAATAAGCGGGATGAACAGAGCAAGTACAACAGCTTTTTCAATTGATTTTTCAAAGAATCCCATGGCGGTGGCAGTCAACATTTCGCCCAGGAACAATATAATAAGCCAACCAACCCGCTTTTTAACCAGCAGGAACAGGTTAATATCTAGGTAAGGCTCATCCAATGCTTCGGTACCGCCAATTTTCTGAATATCCTCAGTATACTCTTCGTTGGCTATCCACAAAATATCGTCGACAGTTACAATGCCCAGTAATATGTGCTCATTGTCGACCACGGGCAAAGCCACGCGGTTGTTCATCCTGAATATATTGATGGCTTCTTCCTGCGGATCGCTGGCACTGAGGGATATCAAACGCCCGTCCATCAGGTCGCTTACTTTGGTTTCGGGTTTAACTAATAATATCTCCCGTATCCTGATATCGTCAAGCAATACTCCGTTTTCGTCTATTACATAGATCACATCAATGGTTTCGGAGTTTTTACCATAACGGCGGATGTGGGATAGTACTCGGGTAACATCCCAATTTTTCTTAACTGCGATATAGTCGGGAGTCATCAAACGCCCAACGCTTTCCTCTTCGTAACCTAATAAAGAGAGCGCTTCTTTACGGTCATCCGGCGATAGATGCAGGATGAGTGTTTTAACGGCATCGCCATGTAATTCACTAAAAAGAGCCGTACGGTCGTCGGGAGGTAATGCGTTGATCAGGTCGGCAACTTTTTGGCCGGAAAGCTTTTTAATGATACGCTCCTGGGTAGGAGAATCCAATATGCGGAAAACATTAACAGCCCGGTTGAGCGACAGGGTTTCAATAAATCGGGGGCCATGTTCGGGCAATTCACCAATCAGCTCTTCAACGTCTGATATATTTAGGTTGTTCAAATATTCCTTTAATTGTTTATTGTTTTCCTGCTCCAGCAACAATTCTATTTGTTCAACCATTTCGTTCATAAGTGTCCCCCTGTTGTTTACATGTTATTATTAATCTGTTTTGCCTTGATTTGACGATGGCAAAAGTCGTTTATTTTTTCAAATTATAGGCAAAATTTTGTGTTATCTTTGCGCGAATTTTATCGATAGATAATAGTCGATGGCCGATAGTCCATTGGCCATGATCTATCGACTATCGACAAAAGAATTAATATCTGAAAAATGGGTTTACAATGTGGAATAGTGGGTTTGCCAAATGTAGGTAAATCGACACTTTTTAATTGCTTATCAAATGCCAAAGCACAGGCGGCTAACTTTCCGTTCTGTACTATTGAGCCAAACGTAGGCGTAATTACGGTACCGGATGAGCGTTTAACCAAACTTACCGAAATAGTACAACCAAAAAGCATTGTACCTAATGTTATTGAAATTGTTGATATAGCAGGTTTGGTTAAAGGTGCCAGCAAAGGCGAGGGGCTAGGTAACCAGTTTTTGGGTAACATACGTGCCACCAACGCTATTATACATGTACTGCGCTGCTTTGATAACGATAATGTGATCCACGTTGACGGCTCGGTTGACCCGATACGCGACAAAGAGATCATCGATACCGAGTTACAGCTAAAAGATCTGGAATCGATAGAGAAAAAGATCCAGAAAGTTGAAAAAATGGCTAAAACCGGCGGCGATAAAGAAGCCAAAAAGACCTTTGATGTTTTAACCGTTTACAAAGAACACCTGCTAACTGGTAAATCGGCTCGTACGGCACCGGTTGCTGAGGAGGATAAAGAATATGTTGCCGACCTGTGGTTGCTTACTGCAAAGCCGGTAATGTATGTTTGTAATGTTGACGAAGCCTCGGTAAACACAGGCAACGCTTATGTAGAAAAAGTAAAAGCTGCCGTTAAGGAAGAGAATGCGGAAGTACTGGTGATTTCAGCACAGATAGAATCAGAGATAGCCCAGATGGATACTTATGAAGAACGCCAGATGTTCCTGGATGATCTGGGACTGACAGAATCGGGCGTAAACAAACTGATCAAAGCGGCTTATAAATTGCTTAACCTGGCTACTTACTTTACCGCCGGTGTGCAGGAAGTACGCGCCTGGACAATTACCCAAGGCTTTACAGCACCGCAAGCTGCAGGAGTAATCCATACCGATTTTGAGAAAGGATTTATCCGTGCCGAGGTGATCAAGTACGATGAATTTGTTAAGTTTAACGGTTCAGAAGCGGTTATCAAAGAAAACGGTAAGCTGGCTATTGAAGGAAAAACCTATATTGTACAAGACGGCGACATTATGCACTTCAGATTTAACGTTTAACATTATATTTGTTGAAAACCTAATTTGAAAATCCTTATGAAAAAAACTTTTTTATTAAAAGCCCTGCTTTGCTTTGCAGTAACCTTTATACTCCATATGGAAAAATCTTCAGCTCAAAATTCAAAACTGATTAGTGAAGTAACACAAGCTACCGAGCAATTACGTAAAGCCATGGTTGATGCGGATACGGTTACACTGGAGAAATTGACTTCGGCCGAGTTGAGCTATGGTCATTCATCAGGCAAACTGCAAACTAAAAAAGAATTTATAAGTGATCTTGCTACGGGAGCATCTGATTTTGTATCTATCAGCCTAACCGATCAAGACGTTAAGGTAGTTGGTAATACGGCCGTTGTACGTCATATACTTACCGCGGCTACCAATGATAAAGGTAAAGGCCCTGGTATAACCAAGTTGGGTATATTACTGGTGTGGGTTAAAAATAAAACGCAATGGCAATTGCTGGCCCGCCAGGCCGTAAAAGTACCGTAATAAGCCGGGAGTCCATAGTCGATAGTCCATGAAGTCCGCAAGTAAAAAAGTCCGAAAGTTTGGAGAGTACCACCCTCTAAGCTTTCGGACTTTTCTTTTGATCTTTATGTTGCTGACTTACAGACTTTATCCACTTTATAGTCTATCGACTATAAAACCTCCAGCTTAAACTTTGATTTTTTTCCATCGACCGCGTTTAAATAAAACGTAGGCTCCCAAGGTAAGCCCCACTTCGGCGGCGGGGATAGAAATAAAAACGCCTGTAGGCCCCATTTCAAAGTATTTAGCCAGTAAATAAGCAAAAGGGATCTGAAACACCCAGAAAGTAAAAATATTGATCTTGGTAGGTGTCCAGGTATCGCCGGCACCGTTAAAGGCACTGGTAAAAATCATACCCATACCATAAATAATAAAGCCTCCGCTTAAAATTTGTAAAGAGCGTGTAGCCACTTTTATAACAGCCTTGTCCTCGGTAAAAAAGGAGGCGAATAAATGTCCGCAGGTTAAAAACAAGATGCTTACAATGCCCAGGAACACCATGGTGTATTTAATAGTTTGAAATACTGATTTTTCGGCCCTGTCTATATGTCCTGCACCCAGGTTTTGGCCTACCAGGGTTGCCGCTGCGTTACTTAAGCCCCAGGCAGGTAACAGGAAGAACATCATTAACCGCAAAGAGGTTTGATAGCCTGCAGAACCAGCTTCGCCACCAGTGGTAGCCACCAGTTCGGCCAGAAATATCCAGCTGCAACTGGCTATTATAAATTGTAAAATACCCGGTGCTGCAATTTTAACAATGGCTTTAATCTGTTGCCAGTCGGGCGCGAAATAACTTAACCGTATTTTCAGAATATTTTTACCGTTGAATAAATTGTAAACCTGGTAGCTAACGCCCAGCCCTCTGCCAATAGTAGTAGCAATGGCGGCACCAGTTAAACCAAAAGCAGGGATGGGCCCTAAACCCCTGATAAAAAGAGGGCACAGGATGATATTGGCCATGTTGGCTATCCACAGGCTTCGCATGGCAATGGCGGCGTTGCCAGCCCCTCTGAAAATACCGTTGATCAAAAACAGCATCACGATAATGATACTTCCGCCCATCATAATGCGCACAAAATTGGTTCCGTGATCGGCAGTTTCGGCAGAGGCGCCCATGATCAGCAGAATGTCCCGGGCATGCAGCAGTCCAATAATGCTGATGGTGAGGTTAACAATTACAGCAATAATAATAGTTTGCATACCCGCTTTTGATGCCGCCTCGGGATTTTTTTCGCCGATACGACGGGCTACCACCGCAGTAGCGGCCATGCTCAGGCCTATGGCCAGGGAATAGATGACCATTAACACAGATTCTGTTAAGCCAACTGTTTGAATGGCCAGACTGCTGTTTTTCAAATGACCTACAAAATACAGATCGACCAATGCGAACACCGATTCCATGGCCATCTCCAGCATCATGGGAATGGCTAACAAAATAATGGCTCTTTTAATACTGGTAGAGGTGAGGTCAACTTCGGTACCTTTAAGCGATTGCTTTAAAACAGAGAAAAAAGAGGATAGTTTACTTTTAGGTTTGGGTTGAATTGTCTCTAACATAAATATACAGGATTATAAAGAATAGATGTTTAACCATTTATATGAAACCTTTTGGTTACAAATATACTGAAGCCTTTTAGTTAGTCAAGTATTATTAAAAAAATATAATAATCGTTACGTCGGAAATAGATAAAACGTTACGCCAGTGGTAAAGGCGGACAAACAAATTGGCGATAAATAGGTTTAAAAATATAAGCTTTTTAGCTGTGAAGGCATTTTATTATATAAAATGTTAAAAACACTTTAATTGGTTAAAAAAGTGGAAAAAGTAGCAAATACGCATCTAAAACCGGGTAAAAATCGTTAAATTAACAACACCAATTGATACCTTATTTGTCTTACTATTATGGATACATTAGTCACTTATATGTTCCAGATCACGGTAGCCTTTATGATCATACAGGTATGCATACCTATTGTGATCATTATTAGACACGGGCACAAAAACAAAGAAAAGTATAGCGGCTTAACGCAGCTTGAGGTAGAAGAAATGGAGCATCAGCATTTTCTCCAGGAGGTAGATGCCATTTTAAATATGAATCATATTTCACATTGTGAAGATTGACTGATTTGAATAAAAAAAGCCTCTTGAATTTATTTCAAGAGGCTTTTTTTATTTATTTATGCCCAGCTTCTATTAATTTATTGATCTGTTTTTGTTGATCATCGATTCGCTTGTTTTGTTCTTTTACCTGTTGGTCTTTTTCAATCAGGTAAAGTGTGAGCTCTTCCACTTTTTTCATCAGTAGCTTATTCATTTCACCTACGTCAAGTCCTTTTTTTACCATCTCCTGTTCGGACGGAATCTCAGGTAAGTGCTGGTTTTGATCAATGTATGCTTTTACTTCACTTAATGGCCTTAGCTGGTAATCTTTTTTGAAAACATAATCGTTCCAGCCATTCAAATCAATGTTTACTGCTTTGGAATGAATAGTTCCGTTTACATCCAGTTTGTTTTGGGGATTGGTTATGCCTATGCCAACATTGCCTACTGGGTTGATATAAAGCGGAACGCTATTTAAATCAGCACTATAAAAATAAAAATCATTTTTGCCGGCTAAACTTAAATCATTGCCGATCTCCCAATTACCTTTATAAGCATTGCCGGTGGCATTCATCCCATAAAATGCTATTGCACTGCTTCTGGTGCCGCCAGCAGTAGTTGTGCTATTACCAATGGTTAACCGACTTCGGTCATTTACTCCAAATAAATCTGCAATAGCAGGGCTATTAAGATTTGACATTGTGCCTGTGCCTTGAACACTCAATTTAGTTTTTGGAGTGACTATTCCAATACCCACATTACCTAATGCCGTTC is a window from the Mucilaginibacter inviolabilis genome containing:
- the trpD gene encoding anthranilate phosphoribosyltransferase, whose translation is MKQILNHLFEHKTFTREASKNILMNIAQGQYNNSQMAAFMTAYCMRSITVDELEGFRDAMLELCLPIDLETDQLIDLCGTGGDGKDTFNISTLASFVVAGAGYKVAKHGNYGVSSGCGSSNVIEYLGYQFTNDTDKLKTSIDKANICFLHAPLFHPAMKTVAPIRRELGVKTFFNMLGPLVNPAKPENQLVGVFNLELARVFAYLYQKSNTKYTIVNALEGYDEVSLTCDFKTFSAEGEKINTVEGLGFEKLDPKEITGGDTVAASAKIFTDVLSGRGTFAQNNVVLSNAALAIKTIGPEKSFADCYYEAEEALIGGKALNSFHTLLQN
- a CDS encoding bifunctional phosphoribosylanthranilate isomerase/tryptophan synthase subunit beta; the encoded protein is MKIKVCGLKYPENIQAVAALKPNYMGFICYDRTPRYIDTLSADVLATIPASIHKTGVFVNETAEIITQLIDQYGFDTIQLHGHESPEFCHAFNGKVTVIKAFGVDNDFDFSKLDAYAGEVDYFLFDTKTSIYGGSGKAFNWSILDKYTLNIPFFLSGGISPDNIEEVKNITHPQFYAVDLNSRFEDEPGLKNIPKLENAFDIIKNRTLQMKYGVNEHGYYGDFGGAYIPEMLYPNVEELRQQYLNIINDPDFKAEFNDLLKNYVGRPSPLYHAKRYSEKYGANIFFKREDLNHTGSHKINNAIGQILLAKRLGKKRIIAETGAGQHGVATATVCALMGIECVVYMGEIDMARQAPNVSRMKMLGATVRPASSGSKTLKDATNEALRDWIANPVDTHYIIGSVVGPYPYPDMVARFQSIISEETKKQLIEHTGKELPEYVLACVGGGSNAMGMFYHFLDNEQVKLVAVEAAGKGVDSGHSAATTFLGNEGVLHGSRTILMQTPDGQVVEPYSISAGLDYPGIGPQHAHLYKINRAEYVSVTDDEAMKAGLLCSQMEGIIPAIESSHALAQLEKMKFNSTDNVVICLSGRGDKDLDTFIKYFGY
- the trpA gene encoding tryptophan synthase subunit alpha, with amino-acid sequence MNRLNQLFAAKKNNLLSIYYTAGYPALNTTVDIAEALEKAGADFLEVGFPYSDPVADGPTIQHSSEQALINGMTLDHLFGELTELRKRVTIPILLMGYFNPIVQYGIERFCKKAAELGVDGVIVPDLPMYEYEALYSAHFINNNLSNIFLVTPQTSPDRIRKIDELSNSFIYLLSSSSITGGSLQLTNSIEDYYKRIKAMDLKNPTIIGFGISDNATFKKACEYANGAIVGSKFVKLLAEQDYMSKIPAFIQSIR
- a CDS encoding L-threonylcarbamoyladenylate synthase, coding for MLIKIYPENPNPKAIEQVVEVLRKGGLIIYPTDTVYGLGCDITNHKAIEAICKIRNIKPEKANFSFICYDLSHISDYIKPIDNTTFRVLKKALPGPFTFIFNASHMVPKLLSSNKKTVGIRVPDNDIAREIVRVLGNPILSTSIRDDDDIIEYSTDPELIHEKYEDLVDIVIDGGYGDNIPSTVVDCTEGDFEIIREGKGDLELYL
- a CDS encoding YceI family protein, with product MATETATKWVIDPMHSEVQFKVKHLVISTVSGFFKSFGGEVITEGDDFDNAEVDFTLDIDSIDTNQTQRDEHLKGGEFFDAEKYPKISFKSTSLTKTDDEEYELKGDLTIKDVTKPVTLNAEFGGSAADFYGNTKAGFEITGKINRKEFGLTWDGVTEAGSVVVGEDIKLLINLQLTKQA